The genomic region GCGCTCGGTGCCTTCAAGCCCCTCAAAGCCCAAGTTCCCAGCTATGGGAGCTAGGCTGGGTAGATAAGTGGCCAAGTCTGACGCTTCGAATTTGCCGGCGGCGCCACCTGCCGCAATGATGTCAAAAAACCTCTCTGCTTCACCACCCGCGATCCCCAGCGATTTCCTGGCTGCATCGAAAGTATTTGCGATTTGCTGGCCACTTGCTCCAATCGCCTGTTGCGACTTCGCTAAGGCATCCATCCGAGTACGGATTTCATCAAGTTCCATGCCGCTTTCGGCCATCGCATCTACTGTGCCGATCACCTCTTCTTGCGACAAGCTCCAACGCCTAGCGACCTCAAAAATCTGATCACCCAGATCCCTCATTTGATCGCGATTAGCATCCAGCTTGTTGCCGATGCGGGTTAGGGTTCTCTCATCGCCGGAGAATTTCTTGTAGGCCGATACGCTGGCTACGGTCATGGCAGCCGTTGTCGCAACCGCTGCCCTGCCGAAAGCTACGAAGTTTCTGGCCGTGTCGCGCTGGGATTTGTTATAGGCTGCAGCCTGCCGATTGACGCTATCAAGATTCTTGCTGACCGATCGAAACGCCGCAGCGGTGTTGTCCTTCGCCGACAGCTTTAGCCGTGCCTCAATTTCTCGATTTGCCATCTATCAAACCTTTCTCGTTGCTGATCTTCGGTTGATGTCAACCGGCTCTGTTTTTGGTCAACCTTGTCAACCCAGTTTCGGAACAGGATCACTAGCGATATTTCGGGGTCGTCCCGCCCCGTGTTTAGGGAGGGCCAGGAAGGACCCATTCACCCGGCAATGTCTGCGGGGCAGGCCCCGGTAAACCTTCGATGTCTCGACCGGCTTGCATCGCCGAATGCTGGTGGATTGGCCTGCAACATCGCTTGTGTCAGGCCGATGTCCAACGATCATAGCTACCATCTCTATTTTCGGTTTATTGAAATCCAACTGCCTCAACCTAAAGACGACCTTGCTTCCCTAAAACCACCTCTTGCTTCCCTAATCTTCATCCTTGCTTCCCCAGTTAAATTTTTTAAATCATTGTTTTTATTCGTTTTCGTTTTTTTTTGGGGAAGCAAGGGAAGCAAGGGAAGATAATCTGGGGGTAATGCATGCGCGAAGACGCCTTATTCACTCAAGCTGTTAGTTTTTCATACGTGTAACGCGTAATTTTGCTTCCCCTGCTTCCCCAGCGTCCAAACTTGTTGATTTACTTATCTTTTTCTTGGGGATGGAAAATTTTGCATTCGCCTCTTCCTTCCCTTGCTTCCCCAAAAGATGACCAAGAATGCCTATCCAATTGGACGTGCCAGTTTTGACTATCCATTCGAGTCCTAAGATTGGGGGAGAGGGGCTGCCAATTAGACGGGGAAAGGGGCTGGCTGTTCATTTCCGCACCCGCAAGCCACAATATTTAGTGGTGCCTGATTTGCGTACAACAACCTGCTCGGATTGGACAACATACTTTCCGAACGGGTTACGGCTTACAATTGGCAGTTCATTTTGTTTCGCCCACCGCTGATAGACGGCGTAAAGGTCGCTCGCCCAGATATCGGCAGCGCTATCCGGCACAGTTCGCTCATTCAGGAACTGGCAAATATTGCTAAAGTCAGTTCCGGTCCTTGTGCCTGCGTGCCCGGCCTTGGCAGCGGGTAGGCCGAGTGCTTTCCAGGTGTCCAATGCTGCGCGTCTGCCGCGCACTAATCGAGCCTCTCTGACAGCCGCAATCTTGTCGCGGAAACTCATTTCCTCGTTGGGTGCGCACTGGGCGTAGCCATCGGTCGAGCGGAGTGGCGCAATCACCTTGTCAAAAATAAATCGCTTGAAACGCTCTGCATCCGGCTGCCGGCAAGTGAAAATCAAACGGTACACACCCAATTCGCTGATCCCGATCGATGTGCTTTCCGAAGGCCGGAATTGGCTTGTTGGAATGTTCTCTCGTCGTTCATCCAGGCTTAGCCGTTCCATCGCACGATCAACGTCACGAATGCCGAGGCACCGACAAACATCCTTGCCGACAAACCAGTATTCGTCACCGATTTGCGCTATGCGGAGCACGTCGCCGAGATAATCAAACGTCAGGATCACAGGTGTCATTTGCCACCTTTAATCGAGGGATAGGAGTTCTCCCCGCACCCCCTAAGAGTTGAAGCGGACAAACAGGGCGGCGATGCCCTTTCCTCCCTGGAGGGACGCTGATTTTCGGTTGGGAAGCGGGAAAAATTCCGCAATGATTTCAGGGATAGGATATTCGCGGTTGGGAAACTGCAAATATTTGATATGATGACAAATCCCGCAATTCTGCCGGGATCGCCAATCAGCGTTTGAAAATCCGATATGGTTCAAAGCCGCCGCAAGAATGCGCGCCGGCTTCAACCTAGGCCGTAAGGAATTTGACCCCGACGCGGTCGTGTTTTTGCCAGACAACTTCACAGGGAACCGGCCGCTCGTTGTCGCCGGCTCCAATGATGTCGAATTGTTTTGGAAGCTGTGTCGGATACATCATGCGGAATTTGGCGCCACCCAGCGAGATGTTTTCCAGAATGGCGGTGTGCATTGGTTGCTGATCGATCTGTATCACGATTTCACGCGATACGCTCGTTCGAGAGCTGTTTCGGCGCTCTGCGAACGATTTCAGATATTCATCGACGCTAAGCCCCCGGCTTCTTGGAGTGGTCACTGGTGCCATTATGTTTCGCCGCCCGGTTTTAGACAGGCAACAACCCCAGGCCAGAATTGCCAAAAAGGGCATCGGGCCGTTCCATGCCGGTCTGAAATCGCAAACATGCTACAAAGAGCTGGCGGGGCGGTATCATGCCTCAGCCCATGGCCGCCGCCACCCGGACCTTAGCGCGCACCTGTTAAAGCCCGGTATTTTTACATGGTTAGCGGAGGCGTAACGGTTGTGCGGCTTTGGTGCAGCTTCGCGTTTGTTGCAATTAATTTTCAGCTTGCAGCAGATCCGGTCAACCCTCAGCGGCAAATGAGTCCGGGTTGCGAAAACATCTGTCTGTTTTCTGCTTTTTTGATGGTCAAACAGGGTGTCGTATCTTTTAGTGCGTCCGGTACCCAGGGCGCGGGAGAATAGGGCGCTTGCATCATGACGGACGATAACCCAGCCGACACCGCCGCCAAAAAAGCCGGCGCCCCCACATTACGCACCGAAAAGCGGTTAAGGGCAGTAGGGCGCCGCGGTGGCGGGCGCGCCGGCAATACCCGGGGCAAGGGCGCCATCATCGATCAAATTCCCTGGAGCGTGCCGGTCAATCTCGACAAGCCGGTCGAGCCCCTGCCTCCCGAAGGCATCGAGGCAATTCACAACAATGCCATGCGCATTCTGGAGGAAGTCGGCATCGAGTTCCTCAACCCGGAGGCGGTCGGGATCTTCCGCAAGGAAGGCTGCACCATCGAGAATGAGAGCACCACGGGCGCCGTTGTGAAGATGGACCGTGCCTGGGTGATGGAAAAAATCGCCCTTGCGCCCTCAAGTTTCACCCTTACGCCGCGCAATCGCGACCGGCAGATTACCATCGGCGGCAACCATATCCTGTTCGGCAATGTATCTTCGGCGCCCAACTGCCACGATCTTGACCGGGGCAGGCGCACGGGGGATCGGGAAGCCTACCGAGATTTCATCAAGCTGACCCAGTATTTCAACTGCATTCACTTTGCCGGCGGTTATCCGGTGGAGCCGATGGACATCCACCCGTCGGTGCGCCACTTCGACTGCCTGTACGACAAGCTGACGCTTACCGACAAGGTCGTTCATGCCTATTCCCTGGGCAGTGAGCGGGTCGAGGACGTCATGGAGATGGTGCGCATTGCAGGCGGGATGACCCATGAAGAATTCGCCGCCACGCCCTGCATGTACACCAACATCAACTCCACCTCGCCGCTAAAGCACGACTGGCCGATGATTGACGGGCTTCTGCGTCTGTCCCGCAAGGGCCAGGCGACCGTGGTAACGCCCTTTACGCTTGCCGGCGCCATGTCGCCGATCACGCTGGCAGGAACCGTTTCCAGCTCAATTGCCGAAGCGCTGTGCGCCATCGCGCTGATCCAGACGGTCAATCCCGGCTGTCCCTGCGGGTTCGGAACCTTTTCCTCGAATGTCGACATGAAGACCGGCGCACCGGCCTTCGGGACGCCGGACTACATGCGCACGACACAGATGACCGGCCAGATGGCGCGCTATTACGGATTGCCGCTTCGTTCCTCCAACACCTGTGTGTCGAATGCGCCGGACAATCAGGCAACCTGGGAAAGCTCCCACTCGCTGTTTGCCGCCATCACCTCCGGCTCCAACATGGTCTATCACGCAGCCGGCTGGCTCGAAGGCGGTCTTTGTGCTGGCTATGAAAAGTTCGTCATGGACTGCGAGCAATTGCAGCAGATCATCACCTATGTTTCCAAACCCGCTAAATGGGACGAGGGCGAACTGGCGTTCGACGCGATCAGTGAAGTCGGCCATGGCGGCCATTTCTTCGGCATCCAGCATACCCAGGACCGCTACGAGAAGGCCTTTTACAGCCCGTTTCTTTCCGATTGGTCGAACTTCGAGAACTGGCGTGACCGCGGCAGCGTGGAAACGGTCAAACGCGCCAACATCCTGTGGAAGAAAATTCTGGAGGAATTCGAGGCACCGCCGATGGACGAGGCGATCCGCGAGGAACTTTCCGAGTTTGTCGAGCGCCGCAAGCGCGAGGGCGGCGCACCGACCGATTTTTAATAGGTATTGCTGACACTGCCCAAAATTGACACAGGCTCGGTGACATTGCATTAACCCTTCCTCAAGCTGCGCTGGTCATAGTAATGGCGTTTGCGGTTGGCCGTATTGCCGTCGCAATGCATGAGTAGGCGCGTAGCATTGTTTTTCGCTGATCTGAACGGCATGGCAAATCGAACCCGGCACAATTTTCTTCGCATGTCGGCGGCTGGAGATATCCTCTTCACCGCCCGTCATTGTTTTGCCGGTGTGGTTCTGTTCGCCGGGGCCGGTCTTGTATTGTCGGCCTGTACGGGATCGGGCGTGCTGGATTCCAAGTCTGACAAACCGCTGCGCTCCGAACACATCAACAATGAAAGCAAGTTTTCCGTTGCCGAGTACCAGGTAGCGGCCAGCCCGCGGGTTACCGCGGTAAAGCGGCCACGAAAGGGGGGCGGGCGCTATCAGGTCGGCAAGCCCTACAAGATACGCGGCAAGTGGTATCATCCCAAGGAAGACACCAGTCTGAGGCAGACCGGGCTGGCCTCATGGTATGGTCCGAATTTTCATGGCCGCCTGACCGCCAATGGAGAAATCTACGACCAGTATTCGCTGTCTGCCGCCCATCCCACCATGCCGCTGCCCAGCTATGCCAAGGTCACCAATCTGGCCAATGGCCGCGAAGTGATGGTGCGCGTCAACGACCGCGGACCCTATGCCCATGGCCGCGTTATCGACTTGTCGGCAAAGGCTGCCGAACTGCTCGATTTCAAGACCAGGGGCGTGACCAAGGTGAAGGTCGAATATGCCGGGCGCGCCCGCATGGACGGACTGGATGAATCCATGTTGCTGGCCACCTACCGGGGGCCAAAACAGCCGGGCAATGACGTTCTTCCCGGTCTTGGCGGAACTTCCTCCGGCACCATGATTGCCATGGCCGATCCGGTAAAACCCGTCTCAAGCCTCGGCGGCTCGCCGGCGCGGGCAATTGACCAGGGCTTCGGGCAGGGCGGTTTGTCGCTTGACGGCGCCTTGCCGGTGCCAGCTCAGCGGCCGGCCCTGTTTGAGGGGATTCCCCTTGCAGACGGAAATACCGCTTACCGTGGCACGATCAAGGCCATTGAAACGGTCGTCAGCGGACCGGCTCCAAGGCCGCTGGCATTTGCTTCCGCAGGCATGGCGCATGCGGAAGGGTCTTTCATCCACTACATGGGCGAGGCTCCCGAAAATCCGGTGACACTGGTGCTCGGACTGCCCGCCGACGCGCGCAGCGCCGCCCTGATGAAACAGCTGCTGGGTGATCTTGGCACCGTGGGCAAGAACCCTGATACGGGCGAAATGGAACTTGGTGTCGTTGAACAATCGGCCAACGCCGCCTTGGCCTTTGTCAGGCAGTTGGGCCTTAACAACGCCCGTTTTCGATAGCTGTCTTGCCGGGCGGCATTTTCCAAGCATATCCCGAAATAGCGGCCTGCCTCATCACCGCGCTTCGCCTCAAAGACGGGGCCAAGCGGAAATCCTGTTCGCATTTCCGTGAAAATTCTCCTGATTCAATGGCTTGAACCACCCGGACTCTATGCCTATGGTGGGGTGGGGCATGTGGGATATTTGACAGGTAATCTCCGTGAACCCGGTGCCTCTATACCGTTCGTTTCGTATTTCGCTGATCTGCCTGCTGGCGGTAGCCGCCCTGGCAGCAGCTGGCTGGACCCAAACCTTCGCCCAGCGCTTTGATACCTCCGCACCCCAGGCAATGCTGATGGATGCCGATACCGGCACGATCCTGCTGGCGAAGGAGATTGACGCGAAAATTCCGCCTGCTTCCCTTGCCAAACTGATGACCATGGAAGTCGTGTTCAACCGACTCAAGGAGGGCAGTTTGACGCTGACGGACAAGTTTTTCGTCAGTGAGAACGCCTGGCGCAAGGGCGGCGCCAATTCCGGCGGCTCGACCATGTTCGCCAAGTTGAACTCGGAAATCGAGCTGGAAAACCTGATCAAGGGCGTGATCGTTCAGTCGGCTAACGATGGCTGTATCGTCATTGCTGAAGGCCTTGCCGGCACGGAGGAGACGTTTGCCGACCTTATGAACGAGCGCGCCCGCCGCATCGGGCTCAAAAACTCTCACTTTACCAATTCAACGGGCCTTCCCGACGAAAACCAGTATGTCAGCATTGGCGATCTGGCCAGGCTGGCGCAGCACATCATCCGCGAATATCCCGAATACTACCGCTATTATTCGCTGCCGGAATTCGAGTGGAACGGGATCAATCAGCGAAACCGCAATCCCTTGCTCGGCATGAGCATCAACGCAGACGGCATGAAAACCGGATACACCGAAGCGTCCGGCTATGCCATTGTCGGCTCTGCAGTGCGCGAGGGGCAGCGTTTGATCACGGTATTGAGCGGGATGACCTCCGCCAAGGAACGCGCCGAGGAGGCCAGAAAGATTCTCGACTGGGGCTTCAGGGCATTTGAGCGCCTGAACCTGTTTGATGCCGAGGCGAAGGTTGGCGAGATACCCATTTATGGCGGCAAGCCCGGATCGGTTGAGGTGACGGGCGGCGATTCCATCGAAATTTACCTTCCGGTCGGTAATCGGGACCGGCTGCGGGCGCGCATTGCCTATGATTATCCGGTTATGCCGCCGGTCAAGAAGGGCGATCGCGTGGCAACCCTGAAAGTGTGGATCGGCGATGACCTCAGTCAGGAAACGCCGCTTTATGCCATGCAGGATTCTGCCCAGGGCGGAATCATGCAACAGGCCACAGATGCCTTGACCGAACTGCTCACATCCTGGATACCAAGATAACCCACGGCTTTGGGGCAACAGGGGTTTGGGATGGCCGTAAAGACTGCCGGCAAGAAACAGGTCCGGTCGACCGCTTCGGCGCGTGTGGCACGCAAGAGGGGCGCTGCTGTGCGCACCAAAGGCTCCACTGGCCAGGGAAGGGGCGTTTTCATCACCCTTGAGGGCGGAGAGGGCAGCGGCAAGAGCACCCAGATGCGATTGCTTGCAGAAAAGCTGCAATCCCTCGGACATCAGGTCATCACCACGCGTGAGCCCGGCGGCTCGCCCGGCGCGGAAGCCGTGCGCCATGTATTGCTGTCGGGAGCAGCCGAACCGTTTGGCGGCGAACTGGAGGCGATGCTTTTTGCCGCTTCGCGTGCCGATCATGTCGACCAGGTCATTCGTCCCGCGCTGGAAGCGGGAAAAATTGTCATCTCGGACCGGTTTATTGATTCGACACGGGTCTATCAGGGCACGGCGGGAGAGGTGGACACCCAAATGCTGCGGCGCCTCGAGCATATTGCCTGTGGCGATACCTGGCCGGATCTGACGATCATACTGGACATCGACCCGCGTGAGGGCATGAAACGCGCTGCGGCCCGGCGCCAGGAGAGCGAGGTGCCGGACCGGTTTGAGAAGGAATCAATCCGCCTTCAGGCCAAGCGCCGCAAAGCCTATCTTGACATCGCCCGGCAGGAGCCGGAACGCTGCGTGGTGGTAGACGCAGCCGGCAGGCCGCAGACGGTTTTCAAGCGAATTTGGCAAGCCGCCGAAAAACACCTTGCAGGCCGGGTGGGCAAAGCCGGCGATGTGAAACAGGCCAAGGGCCGTAAAGCCGCTTCTGCGAAACGAACAGCGGCAAAGAAACCGGCAAGAAAACCTGCCGGCCGGATGGGCAATAAGCCGCCAGCGTAACCCGGCAACAGGATGCAGCACGCAATGGAAAATGAAACACCCGGCAGCTGGGACGCCATGGAGGGCGTGTTGCAGCCCTTTGAAAGCCCGGATGTCATGGGCCATGACGAAGCCTGTTTCCTGCTGGCCCGCGCCCATGCTGCCGGCCGGTTGCACCACGCCTGGCTTTTGTCGGGGCCACGCGGCATCGGCAAGGCAACGCTGGCTTATCAGTTCGCCGCTCATCTTCAGCGTTATCCCGATGGCAGCAATGCGCCGCAGCGCCTTGAGCCTGAAGATGACAACACCGCCGCGATGATGCGCCGTGGCGCTCATCCCAATCTTTTGACGGCGTCACGGCCGTGGAATGCCAGGGACAAGAAGTTCATGACGCGGCTCACCGTTGACGAGGTACGCCACGTCAACGCGTTTCTGCGTTCGACGACCGCCATGGGCGGCTGGCGGGCGGTGATTGTCGACTCGGCAGACGACATGAATACGAGTGCGGCCAATGCATTGCTGAAAATACTCGAGGAACCGCCGCCGCAAACGGTGTTTTTCATTCTTGCCCACTCACCGCGCGGCCTGTTGGCGACCTTGCGGTCACGCTGCCAGACCTTGAGCCTGAAGCCGCTGGAGGATCACATACTGCGTCAGGTCATCGCCCGCCAGCCGGTAATGGAGGATGTTGCCGAAGACCGGATGGATGGGTGGATTGCCCTGGCCGGCGGCTCTGCGCGCAGGGCGCTTGAACTGGCACAGGGCGATGTTGCGGCGATGGTGGGCGAGTTTTTCGATCTGGTAACGGACAAAAAGCCAGACTGGTCGAAAATTCACCGTATCGGTTCGGCACTCGCACCGGCTGCCAGGGCGCAGGATTATCACCTCTTCATTGACCTGGTATTCGAGCGGCTGGCCGCCCTGACGCGGGAAAAGGCACTGAACGACCAGGTGCCGATGGATAAGCTCGCCGGGTATTGCGATATTTGGGACAAGGTGCGCGCCGACCACGAAAAAGCGGTCTATTGGAATTTGGACCGCAAACAGGTGGTCCTCGGGCTCTACGCTGATCTGAGGCGAGTATAGCAAAAGCCTGCCCCGGCGAACACAAACCATTCCAACGCGGCCGTTTCCACGGTAAACCGGTCGACAAACCGCCATTGCCACACTATGTGCTTGGGCCGAAAAGCGCTTGCATGAAATGCCCCGCGCACCGTTCGGAACAAAAGTGCCATGACAGACAGATATTACATCACCACGCCGATCTTCTATCCCAACGGCATTCCCCATATCGGACACGCCTATACGGCGATTGCCACCGATGTTCTTGCCAGATTCAACCGTCTCGACGGCAAGCAGGTGATGTTTCTGACCGGCACGGACGAACACGGCCAGAAAATGCAGCGCACGGCCGAAAAGGAAGGCATTGCGCCCATCGAACTCGCCGACCGCAACTCAGACGCGTTTCGCAAGATGGTGGCAGCGCTCAATTGTTCGAATGATGATTTCATTCGCACCACCGAGGAACGCCACAAGAAAGCCTGTCAGGAAATCTGGCGCCGCATGGATGCCAATGGCGACATTTACCTCGACACTTATGGCGGCTGGTATTCGGTGCGCCAGGAAGCCTATTTCGACGAAAGCGAAACGCAGGTCGGCGAGGATGGCGTGCGCCGCGAGCCGCTCGGTTCGCCCGTCGAATGGGTCGAGGAGGAAAGCTATTTTTTCCGGCTTTCAGCCTATGGCGACCGGCTGCTGAAGCATTATGAGGACAATCCCGATTTTATCGGCCCTGCTGAACGCCGCAACGAGGTAGTCAGCTTCGTGAAAGGCGGTCTGCGCGATCTTTCCGTCTCGCGCACCACCTTCGACTGGGGTGTGCCGGTGCCCGGCAATGACAAGCACGTCATGTATGTGTGGGTAGATGCGCTGACCAACTATGTTACCGCCACAGGCTGGCCGGACAATGAGGAGAACAGCGCGCAAAAGGCCGGATTCTGGCCGGCCGATGCCCACATCATCGGCAAGGACATTCTGCGCTTTCACGCCGTTTACTGGCCGGCCTTTCTCATGAGCGCCGGTCTTGCCCTGCCCAAGCAGGTTTATGCCCATGGCTTCCTGTTCAACAAGGGTGAGAAAATGTCGAAATCGGTCGGCAATGTCGTCGATCCCTTTGCCATGGCCGAGGCCTATGGCGTTGACCAGATGCGCTATTTTTTCCTGCGCGAGGTTCCGTTCGGCAATGACGGCTCTTACAGCCATGAGGCGATCGTTGCCCGCATCAATGCCGATCTCGCCAACGATCTGGGCAATCTCGCCCAGCGTTCGCTGTCAATGATTGCCAAGAATTGTCAGGGCAGGGTGCCTGAGGCCGGTGAATTCAGCGACGAGGACAAGGCATTGCTGGAGGCAGCCTATGGGCTCGGCGGCAAGACCCGCGAGGAAATGAAGGCGTTCCGCATCCACAAGGCGCTTGAGGCGATCTGGCAGGTGGTGGGCGATGCCAACCGCTATTTTGCCTCCCAGGAGCCCTGGGCGCTGAAGAAGACCGATCCTGAGCGCATGGCAACCGTGCTTTATGTGACGGCGGAAGTAATCCGCGTGGTCGCCGTAATGGTGCAGGCGGTCATGCCTGAAAGTGCTGGCAGACTGCTGGATCTTCTTGCCGTGCCGCAGGATGCACGCCGGTTCGCCGATACAAAAACGCCGCTTGCTGGCGGAACCGAACTGCCCAAGCCGCAGGGTATTTTCCCCCGCTACGTGGAAACGGAAGAGCCGGCATGAGCGAAGCGGAAGCGAAAACATCCAGTATCGAGCGGGTAAGGGCAGCGCTTGCTGCTTCCGGTCTGGCGTTGGAGGTGGTTGAACTGGAAGCCAGCACCCGCACGGCGCAGGAGGCAGCAGATTCCATCGGCTGCACGGTTGCCCAGATCGTCAAGTCGCTGGTATTTCGCGGCAAGACCAGCGGAAAGGCACTGCTGGTACTGGCCAGCGGCGCCAATCGTGTCGACGAAACCCGTATGGCGCAGACGGCCGGTGAACCGCTTGGCCGCGCCGATGCCGGTTTTGTGCGGGCTGAAACCGGGTTTGCCATAGGCGGTGTCGCACCGGTTGGCCACATCAAGGCGCTGAAGACCTTCATCGATCGCGATCTTCGCCAATATGAGGAGATCTGGGCGGCTGCCGGCAAGCCCAATGCGGTCTTCCGCCTGACACCTGCCGACCTGGTGGCACTGACCCGGGGCAGCGTTGTCCAGGTTTGTTAAATCCGATACAGGGCTGCTTTCATGCTTGTCGATTCCCACTGCCATCTCGATTTCCCCGATTTTGAGGAGGAATTGCCCGATGTTGTGGCCCGTGCCAGCGCTGCCGGCATCGCCCGCCTGGTGACCATCTGCACCTGGGTGAGCAAGTTTCCCCAGGTTCTGGCGGTGGCTGAAAAATTCGACCCGGTTTATTGTTCGGTCGGCACCCACCCCCACAACGCCCATGAGGAACTGGACGTCAAGGCGGATAAGCTGCTGGAACTTTCCAGCCACCCCAAGGTGGTGGCAATCGGCGAAGCCGGTCTCGATTATTTTTACCGGCAGGACCATGCGAAAGAACAGGCGCAGGGCCTGCGCACCCATATCGCCGCGGCGCGCGAAAGTGGCCTGCCGCTGGTAATTCACTCCCGTGATGCGGACGATGACATGGCCGCAATCCTGCGCGAAGAAACAGGGAAGGGTGCTTTTCCCTTCGTGCTGCACTGTTTTTCCTCTGGAAGGAAACTGGCCGAAACCGGGGTGGAACTGGGCGGCTATGTTTCCTTTTCCGGTATTTTGACCTTCAAGCGGTCCGAGGAATTGCGCCAGATCGCAGCGACCCTGCCGGCCAATCGCCTGCTGGTGGAAACCGATGCTCCCTATCTGGCGCCACAGCTCTGGCGGGGAAAACGCAACGAACCGTCCTACGTTACCCACACCGCCAAGGTGCTGGGAGAATGCCAGGGCGTTGACGAAGAGCGCATCGGATCGATCACCACCGAGAACTTTTTCCGGCTGTTCTCCAAAGTTCCGCCGCCGGCCGGTACGCAGATGAGCGCTTGAACGGCATGACGGACACCCTTCGCTTTACCGTTTTGGGCTGCGCATCCTCTCCCGGCGTTCCGCGCATTACGGGGGAGTGGGGGGCATGCGACCCGAAAAACCCGAAAAACCGCCGCACGCGCTGTTCGCTGCTGGTCGAGCGCTTCCGAAAGGGCGGCGGCAAGGAAGAGGTTACCCGTATCGTGGTCGATACGAGCCCGGATTTCCGCCAGCAGATGATCGATGCTGGAGCCCAAAGCCTTGACGCGGCGATCTTCACCCATGCCCATGCCGACCATATCCACGGCATAGACGACCTGCGCCAGTATGCCATCGCGCAGCACCAGCGCATTCCCGTCTATGCCGATACCGCAACCTTCGGCGAGTTGGCGGAAAAGTTCGGCTATATATTCAACTCCGCCGAAGGTTCGATCTATCCCCCGATCTGCGACTGGCACGAGCTGAAACCGGGAAAAACCACGGTGATTGAAGGCAGGGGCGGCCCGGTCGCCCTTCTGCCAGTGCACCAGATTCACGGCCCCATCCATTCGCTCGGTTTTCGCTTCGGGCCGGTTGATCCTGAAACCGGCGAGCTTGTGCTGTCCGGCGGGCTTGCCTATTCACCCGATGTCAGCGATTTGCCGCCGCAAAGTGCCGGCCAGCTTGAAAAGCTTGATGTG from Salaquimonas pukyongi harbors:
- the metG gene encoding methionine--tRNA ligase, producing MTDRYYITTPIFYPNGIPHIGHAYTAIATDVLARFNRLDGKQVMFLTGTDEHGQKMQRTAEKEGIAPIELADRNSDAFRKMVAALNCSNDDFIRTTEERHKKACQEIWRRMDANGDIYLDTYGGWYSVRQEAYFDESETQVGEDGVRREPLGSPVEWVEEESYFFRLSAYGDRLLKHYEDNPDFIGPAERRNEVVSFVKGGLRDLSVSRTTFDWGVPVPGNDKHVMYVWVDALTNYVTATGWPDNEENSAQKAGFWPADAHIIGKDILRFHAVYWPAFLMSAGLALPKQVYAHGFLFNKGEKMSKSVGNVVDPFAMAEAYGVDQMRYFFLREVPFGNDGSYSHEAIVARINADLANDLGNLAQRSLSMIAKNCQGRVPEAGEFSDEDKALLEAAYGLGGKTREEMKAFRIHKALEAIWQVVGDANRYFASQEPWALKKTDPERMATVLYVTAEVIRVVAVMVQAVMPESAGRLLDLLAVPQDARRFADTKTPLAGGTELPKPQGIFPRYVETEEPA
- a CDS encoding YbaK/EbsC family protein; translation: MSEAEAKTSSIERVRAALAASGLALEVVELEASTRTAQEAADSIGCTVAQIVKSLVFRGKTSGKALLVLASGANRVDETRMAQTAGEPLGRADAGFVRAETGFAIGGVAPVGHIKALKTFIDRDLRQYEEIWAAAGKPNAVFRLTPADLVALTRGSVVQVC
- a CDS encoding TatD family hydrolase — encoded protein: MLVDSHCHLDFPDFEEELPDVVARASAAGIARLVTICTWVSKFPQVLAVAEKFDPVYCSVGTHPHNAHEELDVKADKLLELSSHPKVVAIGEAGLDYFYRQDHAKEQAQGLRTHIAAARESGLPLVIHSRDADDDMAAILREETGKGAFPFVLHCFSSGRKLAETGVELGGYVSFSGILTFKRSEELRQIAATLPANRLLVETDAPYLAPQLWRGKRNEPSYVTHTAKVLGECQGVDEERIGSITTENFFRLFSKVPPPAGTQMSA
- a CDS encoding MBL fold metallo-hydrolase, giving the protein MTDTLRFTVLGCASSPGVPRITGEWGACDPKNPKNRRTRCSLLVERFRKGGGKEEVTRIVVDTSPDFRQQMIDAGAQSLDAAIFTHAHADHIHGIDDLRQYAIAQHQRIPVYADTATFGELAEKFGYIFNSAEGSIYPPICDWHELKPGKTTVIEGRGGPVALLPVHQIHGPIHSLGFRFGPVDPETGELVLSGGLAYSPDVSDLPPQSAGQLEKLDVWIVDALQYREHISHFSLAEALDWIARLSPARALLTHMHIPLDYATVKNETPDHVEPAYDGLVVELKI